ATGAAAGATTCATTGCTGATTACCCAGCCTGCACCAACGGAAGGGAAGTACCCCCAGGCATTACCTCCCTGGTAAAACTTGGAGGAGCCGTCGGCCCGTAGCGAAGCATTGACCAGAAAGCGGTCATCGAAAGAATAATTTACACGTCCGAAATAGGATGCATACGTTCCCAGGTCGCCTTCATCCGTAACGTTGCGTCCGTCGGCACTCCCCAACGTAAGGAATAAGTCACCCTCACTTTCATAGGGAACATTAAGGGCACTGGCCGTCAGTTTGTAGGACTGGTCGCGCTGTGCAGACTGCCCCACCAACGCTGTGAAGCTGTGTTTGCCGATATCCTTTGTATAGGTCAGCGTGTTTTCGAAGATCCAGTACCTGGTTTGGGGCCGAATGAACTCTAGCTTGCTGGTTGTGTTTCGCTGTTTAAACGTGGCAATGTACTTAGGAACATAAGATCGTGTCTCGTCCTGTCCGTAACGGCCTCCAAGGCTTGTCCTGAATGTCAGTCCATTCAAAATCGTCAGTTCGGCAAAGGCATTCGCGGTCAGCAGGGTTTTCTTGGTATTCTGGTTGAAGAAGTCGATTGTGGTTTGCGGATTGAAATTGTTCCCGTCGCCAAGATTGTAGTCGGTGGGGTCCCCATAGGTTCCGTCGGCATAATAAACCGGGACCACGGGACCTGCGGCATACAACTGACGGAAAATGCCTCCGGCCTCATCTTTAGATTTGCTGAACGAACCCGTTGCGGTGTAACCTATCTTCAGACTTTTTAACACCTGAAAATCGTTTTGCAGGCGGGCGGTGTATCTTTTGAAGTTATTTTTTTTAACGATACCATCCTGATTCAAGTAACCCAGAGAAAAATTATAGGTAGATTTTTCTCCTCCGCCACTGATCGAAATCTGGTGGTTCGTTATCAGCGCATTTCTGAGAATCTGATGATACCAGTCTGTCCCTTCACCAAACTGAGCCGGGTCAAGAATATTCCCTTTGCCATTAATAGCAGACAGCTCATTTACTATCGTTGCATACTCGTTCGCATTGGCCATTTTGATCTGGTTTGTCACTTTCTGGTACCCTACATACCCATTGTAATTTACTACTGCATTACCGGCTTTTCCTTTCTTAGTCGTAATCAGTACCACACCATTGGCCGCCCGGACGCCGTAAATAGATTGACTGGACGCATCCTTTAAGATGTTCATGCTTTCGATATCACCCGAGTTCAGAAAGCTGATATCGTCAAACCAGACCCCGTCCACCACATACAGCGGATTGGCACTGCCGTAGGCGGTACCCGCTCCCCTGATCCGAATTTGCGGAGCCTCACCGGGTTTTCCCGAGTTGCTGATCTGGACGCCCGCAACTTTCCCCTGCAGACCACTCACTGCGTTCATGGAAGGCTGTTTCGAAATCTCGTCTCCCTTAATCTGAACCACAGATCCGGTAACATCCAGCTTGCGTTGTGTGCCATAACCCACAATAATAACCTCATTCAGTGACCTGGCATCGTCTTGTAAAATAACGTTTATGACGGTTTGTGTTCCAACAGTAATTTCCTGGGCCGTCATGCCAATCATTGAAAACACAAGTACCGACTGCGTGGATGGAGTTATAATGGAATAATTGCCGTCTACATCGGTGGGGACGCCCGTGGTGGTTCCCTTTAACAGGACACTCGCTCCCGGGAGGGCCGAGCCATCGGTGGTGGTGACTTTGCCCGTTACCGTAATTTGCTGTCCGTAAGATTGGAGCCCAATAACAAGGAGCAGCATTACAAACAGTGTTCGTAAAACAGTTTTCATTGATGATGATAAATTTGGTATAATTAAAAGAATTAATTGTGCTCAAATATATCGTTAATAAAAGCGGGCAGTCAAATAAGTGACTACATCACCATTACATCAATGAGAATAATGCAATATTTAAGATTGTTTACAGGTCTTTTAATTTAAAATGTACAATCTTATTAAATGTCCATCATATACTGAACCAGGTTGACATCCACAGGTAAGCCAAGTTTTTTCCTGAGGCGGTAACGTTTGATTTCCACTCCGCGGATAGAAATTCCCAGAGCGGGAGACATCTCTTTGGTCGATAGGTTCATCCGCAGGCATGCTGCAAGCCGAAGTTCAGAGGGAGAGATTGTAGGGCTGATGGCCCGGAGGCGTTTGAAAAATTCTTCATGGACTTCATTAAAATTGTCTTCGAATAAAACCCAGTCATCCTTACCGGCTACGTTACGTTCGATACTATGCAATAACTTTTGATAGTGAATATTGGGAAGCTGATGGCCCATTTCTTCCTTTACCTGTTTCAGTTCGTCGCGTATCTCTTCCAGGATCTCATTTTTTTTAACCACGTTGATGGCAATGTTGCTCAGTTGCTGGCTTTTGTTTTTAATTTCTTTCTGGAGATTGTCATTCTGTATCTCCATGATTTTTCGTTCGCTGCTCAGTTGCTGTTGCCTTAGTTTTTCTTCCTGCTCTGCCAGCAGTTTTTCTTTGTTCCTTTTCAGTCTTTTTTCCTGATATATCAACAGTGATAGCAAAAGCAATCCACCAGCCATCAGGAATGCGACCCTGGCATAGGAGGTCTCATA
This portion of the Dyadobacter sp. CECT 9275 genome encodes:
- a CDS encoding SusC/RagA family TonB-linked outer membrane protein, whose translation is MKTVLRTLFVMLLLVIGLQSYGQQITVTGKVTTTDGSALPGASVLLKGTTTGVPTDVDGNYSIITPSTQSVLVFSMIGMTAQEITVGTQTVINVILQDDARSLNEVIIVGYGTQRKLDVTGSVVQIKGDEISKQPSMNAVSGLQGKVAGVQISNSGKPGEAPQIRIRGAGTAYGSANPLYVVDGVWFDDISFLNSGDIESMNILKDASSQSIYGVRAANGVVLITTKKGKAGNAVVNYNGYVGYQKVTNQIKMANANEYATIVNELSAINGKGNILDPAQFGEGTDWYHQILRNALITNHQISISGGGEKSTYNFSLGYLNQDGIVKKNNFKRYTARLQNDFQVLKSLKIGYTATGSFSKSKDEAGGIFRQLYAAGPVVPVYYADGTYGDPTDYNLGDGNNFNPQTTIDFFNQNTKKTLLTANAFAELTILNGLTFRTSLGGRYGQDETRSYVPKYIATFKQRNTTSKLEFIRPQTRYWIFENTLTYTKDIGKHSFTALVGQSAQRDQSYKLTASALNVPYESEGDLFLTLGSADGRNVTDEGDLGTYASYFGRVNYSFDDRFLVNASLRADGSSKFYQGGNAWGYFPSVGAGWVISNESFMAGQHIFDNLKIRGSWGKIGNASVPSNLSTLTVATGGNLAAIFGGQVNTGASINTIIPPTTYWERGVGTDIGIEGALLKNRLTIELDYYLKKTEQAIFDIPVLTSLGTASGRIVGNQATFQNKGIEAVLNWRDNIGKDFNYSIGVNGGLNNNKVLSVTSGANAIYDGGVGLTSGALATRTVVGGPIGSFYGYVVDGIFQNQDEISKSAQPNAKPGDFKYRDISGTNGTPDGTISSLDRQVIGNPNPKLTYGINTAFNYKNIDLSLDFQGVAKVDIYNANLGWRYGNENFSKDFYDHRWHGEGTSNTYPSANIGGGSNYLPNTFFVQNGSYFRVRNAQIGFTFPQPVNDKLRIKKLRLYANAQNPLNFFKYKGLSPEVRANENKPTQAGIDANVYPLSATYNFGINVTF